The Pseudomonas kermanshahensis genome includes a window with the following:
- a CDS encoding LexA family transcriptional regulator, whose translation MFIERLKAVRIVPAMNMDKWIALVRDRMEELGLTQEQLAERVGVSQGSVGHWVNKRRQPKIESMNRTFVEIGMPHYNVSLQLRIVGQVGEDRGSYDMDDTDDDLDLMQYIVCFRYPVLGWDELEGAEASVFEQTDYLAKGKAFWLTVENEAMSAASGRSVPQGMRMLVDPGVEVEPGRLVIARQPGKPAIFRELAEEGGQRYLKALNSNYPTLLCEDGCEFLGVVVRVHGTF comes from the coding sequence ATGTTTATTGAGCGCTTGAAGGCAGTCCGTATCGTGCCAGCGATGAATATGGATAAATGGATTGCCCTCGTCCGTGACCGGATGGAGGAGCTTGGGCTCACCCAAGAACAGCTAGCCGAACGCGTTGGCGTGTCTCAAGGCAGCGTGGGGCATTGGGTGAACAAACGGCGCCAGCCGAAGATCGAGTCGATGAACCGCACGTTCGTCGAGATTGGCATGCCCCACTACAACGTCAGCTTGCAACTGCGCATTGTGGGCCAGGTAGGCGAGGACCGCGGCAGCTATGACATGGATGACACCGACGATGACCTGGACCTCATGCAATACATCGTGTGCTTCCGCTACCCGGTGCTGGGCTGGGATGAGCTAGAGGGGGCAGAGGCGAGCGTATTCGAGCAGACGGACTACCTGGCCAAGGGCAAGGCGTTCTGGCTGACCGTTGAGAATGAAGCGATGAGCGCCGCCAGTGGCCGCAGTGTGCCGCAGGGGATGCGGATGCTGGTGGACCCTGGGGTGGAGGTGGAGCCGGGGCGTTTGGTTATCGCTCGACAGCCGGGCAAACCGGCGATTTTCCGTGAGCTGGCTGAGGAGGGTGGGCAGCGGTATCTGAAGGCATTGAACAGCAATTATCCAACGCTGTTGTGCGAAGACGGCTGTGAGTTTTTGGGGGTGGTTGTGCGGGTGCATGGCACTTTCTAG
- the tssM gene encoding type VI secretion system membrane subunit TssM, whose product MNPLWKQLKRWGIPLISRIGLAMPLLLGLGAVLMLIAIWWLGPQWTWREHQPLASVAHRSVASLVLVLMPLLCWLIVLRTRFQRLQAEHKDAVAAELDRVLPLVRTQEKALNQALSRYLDNAGGRRALYRLPWYLVLGDEQAGKTSFIDRTDQSFSLTRIDKAQARGRQAQPLAYPVGWWVSNDAVIIDPPGAFISQASSAGTVPGNANESEPSIPPGTPARLWHHLLSWLLRNRSQRALNGLLLVIDLPALLQGTPEQRVALAHVLRTRLYEVSSQLGSRLPLYVVLSKFDLLDGFDALYSKLSAAKRENLLGFTFKLDAVDSYDAWLEEYSHFYDRLIRLLFEQVVDQIDGLGSAPHRSRLFSLHAQLVGLRPILLGFLRETLASDRFTTPTLVRGVYWSSVEQQGDMLNAFVREAAQPFKTKPPLREGKPHGKALVYFIQQAFGRVIYQEAGLAGDNVRVARSKRRLLWVGSGVGVLALCIAIASWQRYFDVNGAKAASVLAKSREFSNHEVDQRLDPTGRNLLQPLDQIRDAVSVFGDYRAAWPGVADFGLYQGRAIGPRVDEAYLSLLSRRFLPALASGVIEAMNAAPPGSEQQMASLRVYRMIEDRQSRRPEWVEDWMAQQWQQAFPGQGQLQRDLMQHLKYALAYADTDLPQYKQRVSEVQQILRKVPMPQRVYASLKQQAQEQLHAGLDLRHQVGPAFDIVYTSSSGSKLGDDGVRLAPMLTAKGYRDYFEPRSQRFAEMAMIDQWALGERAQLDYSDADRKALSERVRNLYSADYIDSWRRALNAFSVADFSDLDHGVDILEQLTGPAAPLHRLLETVKDNTSLSSSVAIEVPDETTGLRPTNSKPEQLQAVAIQRAFAGLNAMLQATGEKPSYYDETVAAIAAVHDYAKAVQDSPERGKAALHAVLQRFSMTGHDPIGTLQRVATGLPEPINLQVKKVADQTARVLNVEALRELERRWDAEVYSFFQQRLAGRYPFVVRAPDASLDDFEAFFGPKGRLQQFHDQYLKVFLKDNLEALQASRQGQSLIRSDVIEQLELADRIRETFFDQRGNLSVQFSIEPLGLSANQRTSLLDLDGQLISYTHGPTQIVGVVWPNTLGQQVRSNLTLLRQNGNSSSLEYRGPWSMFRLLSRGSLNGRTATSVDLSFRTGDGVMRYRLNAEKAFNPITQQPFKGFTLPRGLLEQSASRGGVAEVPPVL is encoded by the coding sequence ATGAACCCACTATGGAAACAACTCAAACGATGGGGCATACCGTTGATTTCGCGCATCGGCTTGGCGATGCCGCTGTTGCTTGGGCTCGGTGCTGTACTGATGCTGATCGCCATTTGGTGGCTCGGCCCGCAATGGACGTGGCGAGAGCACCAACCCCTCGCCAGCGTGGCGCACCGCAGTGTGGCCAGTCTGGTGCTCGTACTGATGCCATTGCTGTGCTGGCTTATTGTGTTGCGCACGCGCTTTCAGCGCCTGCAAGCGGAGCACAAGGATGCAGTGGCCGCCGAACTGGATCGTGTGTTGCCGTTGGTTCGCACACAAGAGAAGGCGTTGAACCAGGCGCTTTCGCGTTACCTCGACAACGCGGGTGGGCGAAGGGCGTTGTACCGATTGCCATGGTATCTGGTGCTGGGTGACGAACAGGCTGGCAAAACCAGCTTCATTGATCGCACTGACCAAAGTTTTTCCTTGACCCGCATCGACAAGGCCCAGGCACGTGGCCGACAAGCGCAACCTCTCGCATACCCGGTCGGCTGGTGGGTTAGTAATGACGCGGTAATCATCGACCCGCCCGGTGCTTTCATCAGCCAAGCGTCTTCGGCTGGCACGGTGCCCGGGAACGCCAATGAGTCTGAACCTTCCATACCTCCCGGAACCCCGGCCAGGTTGTGGCACCACCTGCTGAGTTGGTTGCTGCGCAATCGCAGCCAGCGGGCACTCAATGGCCTGTTGCTGGTTATTGATCTGCCTGCGCTGTTGCAGGGTACGCCCGAGCAACGTGTCGCACTGGCTCATGTATTGCGTACACGGCTGTATGAAGTCAGCAGTCAGCTGGGTTCGCGCCTGCCCTTGTATGTGGTGTTATCCAAGTTCGATCTGCTCGATGGCTTTGACGCGCTTTACAGCAAGCTCTCAGCGGCTAAGCGAGAGAACCTGCTGGGCTTTACGTTCAAGCTGGATGCAGTCGACTCTTACGACGCTTGGTTGGAGGAGTACAGCCACTTCTATGATCGCTTGATCAGGCTGTTGTTCGAGCAGGTCGTGGACCAGATTGATGGGCTGGGCAGCGCACCGCATCGATCGCGCTTGTTTTCGCTGCATGCCCAGTTGGTGGGATTGCGCCCGATTTTACTGGGCTTCTTGCGTGAGACCTTGGCAAGTGATCGTTTCACCACGCCTACCCTGGTGCGTGGGGTGTATTGGTCGTCGGTCGAGCAGCAAGGCGACATGCTCAATGCATTCGTGCGTGAGGCGGCGCAGCCATTCAAAACCAAGCCCCCACTGCGCGAAGGCAAGCCGCACGGCAAAGCGTTGGTCTACTTCATCCAACAGGCTTTCGGTCGTGTCATCTACCAGGAAGCCGGGCTTGCTGGGGATAACGTCAGAGTGGCGCGTAGCAAGCGGCGATTGCTCTGGGTGGGCTCTGGTGTAGGTGTGCTTGCTTTGTGTATTGCCATTGCCAGTTGGCAGCGCTACTTCGATGTCAATGGTGCCAAAGCAGCCAGCGTGCTTGCAAAAAGTCGAGAATTCAGCAACCACGAAGTGGACCAGCGCCTGGACCCGACAGGGCGTAACCTGCTGCAACCACTGGATCAAATCCGTGATGCAGTATCGGTATTCGGTGACTATCGCGCCGCCTGGCCGGGTGTGGCTGATTTCGGCCTGTATCAAGGGCGCGCCATCGGGCCTCGGGTCGACGAAGCTTACTTGAGCCTGCTCTCCAGGCGTTTCTTGCCGGCGTTGGCCAGCGGCGTGATTGAAGCCATGAATGCGGCACCGCCCGGCAGTGAACAGCAGATGGCTTCGCTTAGGGTTTACCGCATGATCGAGGACCGCCAGAGTCGCCGACCCGAGTGGGTGGAAGACTGGATGGCCCAGCAGTGGCAACAGGCCTTCCCAGGGCAGGGACAATTGCAGCGCGACCTCATGCAGCATCTGAAGTACGCCTTGGCCTATGCCGATACCGACCTGCCGCAATACAAGCAGCGCGTCAGCGAAGTGCAGCAGATATTACGTAAAGTGCCTATGCCACAGCGCGTGTACGCAAGCCTCAAGCAGCAGGCCCAAGAACAGTTGCACGCCGGCTTGGACTTGCGTCACCAGGTAGGGCCAGCCTTCGATATCGTTTACACATCTTCTTCCGGGTCGAAGCTGGGAGATGATGGCGTCCGGCTTGCTCCCATGCTGACGGCCAAAGGGTATAGGGACTATTTTGAGCCCCGTAGCCAGCGCTTCGCCGAGATGGCGATGATCGATCAGTGGGCATTGGGTGAGCGCGCTCAACTCGACTATTCAGACGCCGACCGCAAGGCATTGAGCGAGCGCGTACGTAACCTCTACAGCGCGGATTACATCGACAGCTGGCGACGTGCCTTGAATGCCTTTTCAGTCGCTGACTTCAGTGATCTAGACCATGGTGTCGACATTCTGGAGCAACTGACCGGTCCTGCGGCGCCGCTGCACAGATTGCTGGAAACAGTGAAAGACAATACTTCGCTGTCTTCTTCGGTGGCTATCGAGGTGCCCGACGAGACAACTGGCCTGCGGCCTACCAACAGCAAGCCCGAGCAGCTACAAGCCGTGGCCATCCAGCGTGCGTTCGCTGGCCTGAATGCCATGCTGCAGGCAACGGGAGAAAAGCCGAGCTACTACGATGAAACGGTCGCTGCCATTGCCGCTGTTCATGATTACGCCAAGGCCGTGCAGGACAGCCCTGAGCGCGGCAAGGCCGCGTTGCACGCCGTGCTTCAACGTTTCTCCATGACCGGGCACGACCCGATTGGCACGCTGCAGCGGGTCGCTACCGGTTTGCCGGAACCGATCAATCTACAGGTCAAGAAAGTTGCGGACCAGACAGCGCGAGTGCTGAACGTCGAAGCGCTCCGTGAGCTGGAACGACGTTGGGATGCCGAGGTATACAGCTTCTTCCAGCAGCGCTTGGCAGGGCGTTACCCCTTCGTGGTGCGAGCGCCCGATGCTTCTTTGGATGACTTTGAGGCGTTCTTCGGGCCGAAAGGGCGCCTGCAGCAGTTTCATGACCAATACCTCAAAGTCTTCCTCAAGGACAATCTCGAAGCCTTGCAGGCCAGTCGGCAGGGCCAGTCCTTAATCCGCAGCGATGTGATCGAGCAGTTGGAACTGGCGGATCGCATTCGCGAAACCTTCTTCGATCAGCGCGGCAACCTGAGCGTGCAGTTCAGTATCGAACCCTTGGGACTGAGTGCGAACCAGCGCACCAGCTTGCTGGATCTGGATGGCCAGCTGATTTCCTACACGCATGGGCCCACCCAGATTGTTGGCGTCGTCTGGCCCAATACATTGGGGCAGCAAGTGCGCAGCAACCTCACCTTGCTCCGGCAGAACGGCAATAGCAGTAGTTTGGAGTATCGCGGCCCTTGGTCGATGTTCCGCCTGCTCAGCCGAGGTTCGCTAAATGGCCGTACAGCCACCAGTGTGGACTTGAGCTTTAGAACGGGAGACGGCGTTATGCGTTATCGCCTGAACGCCGAAAAAGCATTCAACCCCATTACCCAGCAGCCCTTCAAAGGTTTCACGTTACCGCGAGGTTTGCTTGAGCAGTCAGCGTCAAGGGGGGGAGTGGCCGAAGTACCTCCGGTCCTGTAG
- a CDS encoding DUF6124 family protein, with product MKPPKNEETDLDSEAARRALDYYLNPNPPRPTIENKIWTLHEGVTGDQAQEHAIALLRCAAATAQETAVHQHGTQRELTFALMHMMDMARALLEHKRTVQTGL from the coding sequence ATGAAACCACCGAAAAACGAAGAAACAGATCTCGACAGCGAAGCGGCCCGCCGCGCCCTCGACTACTACCTCAACCCCAACCCGCCACGCCCCACCATCGAGAACAAAATCTGGACCCTGCACGAAGGCGTAACCGGTGACCAAGCCCAGGAGCACGCCATTGCCCTGCTCCGCTGCGCCGCCGCCACCGCACAAGAAACCGCCGTGCACCAGCACGGCACGCAGCGCGAACTGACCTTCGCCTTGATGCACATGATGGACATGGCACGCGCACTGCTGGAGCACAAACGCACCGTGCAGACGGGTCTGTAG
- a CDS encoding acetyl/propionyl/methylcrotonyl-CoA carboxylase subunit alpha: MSRTPLTTLLVANRGEIACRVMRTAKAMGLTTVAVHSATDRDARHSREADIRVDLGGTKAAESYLQVDKLLAAAKASGAQAIHPGYGFLSENAGFARAIEHAGLIFLGPPASAIDAMGSKSAAKALMEAAGVPLVPGYHGEAQDLETFRAAAERIGYPVLLKASAGGGGKGMKVVEDESQLADALASAQREAQSSFGDARMLVEKYVLKPRHVEIQVFADQHGNCLYLNERDCSIQRRHQKVVEEAPAPGLSPELRRAMGEAAVRAAQAIGYVGAGTVEFLLDARGEFFFMEMNTRLQVEHPVTEAITGLDLVAWQIRVACGEALPITQDQVPLIGHAIEVRLYAEDPANEFLPATGTLTLYRESAPGEGRRVDSGVSEGDVVSPFYDPMLGKLIAWGEDREQARLRLLAMLDEFAIGGLKTNIAFLRRILAHPAFADAELDTGFIPRHQDVLLPAPQALPAPFWEAAAEAWLQGQAGQQRDDDNRSPWAERNGLRLGLPARSSLHLTSAGQDQAVALERSAASTWQLNGEQLVHDQAGVRRQHLAIRRGGTLYLRWDGEMHAIEAFDPIAEAEASHSHQGGLGAPMNGSIVRVLVEPGQVVEAGTALVVLEAMKMEHSIRAPHAGTVKALFCQEGDMVSEGTVLVELVE; this comes from the coding sequence ATGAGCCGCACCCCGTTGACCACCCTGCTGGTCGCCAACCGCGGTGAAATCGCCTGCCGGGTGATGCGCACCGCCAAGGCCATGGGCCTGACCACCGTCGCCGTGCACAGCGCCACCGACCGTGACGCCCGGCACAGCCGCGAAGCCGATATCCGCGTCGACCTCGGCGGCACCAAGGCCGCCGAAAGCTACCTGCAGGTCGACAAACTGCTGGCCGCCGCCAAAGCCAGCGGCGCGCAGGCCATCCACCCGGGCTATGGCTTTCTTTCAGAAAACGCAGGCTTTGCCCGCGCCATCGAACACGCCGGGCTGATCTTCCTCGGCCCACCGGCCAGCGCCATCGACGCGATGGGCAGTAAGTCAGCGGCCAAAGCACTGATGGAAGCTGCCGGCGTGCCCCTGGTACCGGGCTACCATGGCGAAGCTCAAGACCTGGAAACCTTCCGCGCCGCCGCCGAGCGCATCGGCTACCCGGTACTGCTGAAGGCCAGCGCCGGGGGCGGTGGCAAGGGCATGAAAGTGGTCGAGGACGAAAGCCAACTGGCCGACGCCCTGGCCTCGGCGCAGCGCGAGGCGCAATCGTCGTTCGGCGATGCCCGCATGCTGGTTGAAAAGTACGTACTCAAGCCCCGTCACGTAGAAATCCAGGTGTTCGCCGACCAGCACGGCAACTGCCTGTACCTCAACGAACGTGACTGCTCGATCCAGCGCCGCCACCAGAAGGTGGTTGAAGAAGCCCCCGCACCCGGCCTGTCGCCCGAGCTACGCCGGGCCATGGGCGAGGCCGCGGTGCGCGCCGCCCAGGCCATCGGCTATGTGGGTGCAGGTACGGTGGAATTCCTGCTCGATGCCCGTGGCGAGTTCTTCTTCATGGAGATGAACACCCGCCTGCAGGTCGAGCACCCGGTCACCGAAGCCATCACCGGCCTCGACCTGGTGGCCTGGCAGATCCGCGTCGCCTGTGGCGAGGCGTTGCCAATCACGCAGGACCAGGTACCGCTGATTGGCCACGCCATCGAGGTGCGCCTGTATGCCGAGGACCCGGCCAACGAATTTCTGCCGGCCACTGGCACGCTGACGCTGTACCGCGAGTCGGCGCCGGGCGAAGGGCGCCGGGTCGACAGCGGAGTAAGCGAGGGGGACGTGGTGTCGCCGTTCTACGACCCCATGCTGGGCAAGCTGATTGCCTGGGGTGAAGACCGTGAGCAGGCACGCCTGCGCCTGCTGGCGATGCTCGATGAGTTTGCCATCGGCGGGCTGAAGACCAACATCGCCTTCCTGCGGCGCATCCTCGCGCACCCAGCGTTTGCCGACGCCGAGCTCGACACCGGGTTTATCCCACGTCACCAGGACGTTCTGCTGCCCGCCCCCCAAGCGCTGCCAGCGCCCTTCTGGGAAGCCGCCGCAGAAGCCTGGCTGCAAGGCCAGGCCGGCCAGCAACGGGACGACGACAACCGCTCGCCGTGGGCTGAACGCAATGGCCTGCGCCTGGGCTTGCCCGCGCGCAGCAGCCTGCACCTGACCAGCGCCGGGCAAGACCAGGCGGTGGCACTGGAACGTAGCGCGGCATCCACCTGGCAACTCAACGGCGAGCAACTGGTGCACGACCAGGCGGGCGTGCGCCGCCAGCACCTGGCGATACGCCGCGGAGGCACGTTGTACCTGCGCTGGGACGGTGAAATGCATGCCATCGAAGCCTTCGACCCCATTGCCGAGGCCGAGGCCAGCCACAGCCACCAAGGCGGCCTGGGCGCGCCCATGAACGGCAGCATCGTGCGGGTATTGGTCGAGCCAGGCCAAGTGGTAGAAGCCGGCACAGCGCTGGTGGTACTGGAGGCCATGAAGATGGAGCACAGCATTCGTGCGCCGCATGCCGGCACGGTGAAGGCGCTGTTCTGCCAGGAAGGGGATATGGTGAGCGAAGGGACCGTGCTGGTCGAACTGGTGGAGTAA
- a CDS encoding DUF4880 domain-containing protein, translated as MTRLLLPLEHESPTTEHDADNELLHGLKRLPRRVQQVFLLNRLDQLDFASIAARLDLPLASIERHMDQALQAGRSRRDVLASVAGQWYVRLQSPQVTACERIDFRRWLDADQANLQAFHDTELRWRSLLAPARQLGHDGWYRQGRAALSLGGCSIAVGLGVAALVLFGFWA; from the coding sequence ATGACCCGTCTGCTGCTGCCCCTTGAGCACGAATCCCCTACTACAGAGCACGATGCCGACAATGAACTGTTGCACGGCTTGAAACGGCTGCCTCGGCGTGTTCAGCAAGTGTTCCTGCTCAACCGCCTCGACCAACTGGACTTTGCCAGCATTGCTGCCCGGCTCGATTTGCCCTTGGCGAGCATCGAGCGGCATATGGACCAGGCATTGCAAGCAGGCCGCTCCCGCCGCGATGTGTTGGCGAGTGTTGCCGGGCAATGGTATGTGCGGTTGCAGAGCCCCCAGGTGACCGCCTGCGAGCGAATCGACTTTCGCCGTTGGCTGGATGCGGACCAGGCTAACTTGCAGGCGTTTCACGATACAGAGCTGCGCTGGCGCAGCCTGCTGGCCCCAGCACGGCAGCTGGGCCATGACGGTTGGTACCGACAAGGCCGGGCGGCGCTGTCGCTGGGTGGGTGTTCGATTGCGGTTGGGCTGGGTGTGGCGGCGTTGGTGCTGTTTGGCTTTTGGGCCTGA
- a CDS encoding carboxyl transferase domain-containing protein, translating into MATLHTQINPRSAEFAGNSAAMLEQVQALRGLLAHIAQGGGPKAQDRHTSRGKLLPRERIDRLLDAGSPFLEIGQLAAHEVYGEDVPAAGVIAGIGRVEGVECMIVANDATVKGGSYYPLTVKKHLRAQTIALQNRLPCIYLVDSGGANLPRQDEVFPDREHFGRIFFNQANMSALGIPQLAVVMGSCTAGGAYVPAMADEAIMVRQQATIFLAGPPLVKAATGEVVSAEDLGGADVHCRISGVADHYADNDEHALALARRSVANLNWHKLGKLQCQAPIAPLYAADELYGVVPADAKQPFDVREVIARLVDGSVFDEFKALFGTTLVCGFAHLHGYPIAILANNGILFAEAAQKGAHFIELACQRGIPLLFLQNITGFMVGKKYEEGGIAKHGAKLVTAVACAQVPKFTVIIGGSFGAGNYGMCGRAYDPRFLWMWPNARIGVMGAEQAAGVLAQVKREQSERSGQPFSAEDEAKLKQPILDQYEHQGHPYYSSARLWDDGVIDPAQTRDVLGLALSAALNAPIEQSRFGIFRM; encoded by the coding sequence ATGGCTACCTTGCATACCCAGATCAACCCGCGATCGGCGGAATTCGCCGGCAACAGCGCGGCCATGCTCGAACAGGTTCAGGCCCTGCGTGGCTTGCTCGCGCACATCGCGCAGGGCGGCGGCCCCAAGGCCCAGGATAGGCACACCTCACGCGGCAAACTGCTGCCACGTGAACGCATCGACCGCCTGCTGGACGCAGGCTCCCCCTTCCTCGAAATCGGCCAGCTGGCGGCCCACGAGGTGTATGGCGAAGACGTGCCGGCCGCCGGCGTGATTGCTGGCATTGGCCGGGTAGAAGGCGTGGAGTGCATGATCGTGGCCAACGACGCCACGGTCAAAGGCGGCTCGTACTACCCGCTGACCGTCAAAAAGCACCTGCGCGCGCAGACCATCGCCTTGCAGAACCGCCTGCCGTGCATCTACCTGGTGGACTCCGGCGGCGCCAACCTTCCCCGCCAGGATGAAGTGTTCCCCGACCGCGAGCACTTCGGGCGCATTTTCTTCAACCAGGCCAACATGAGCGCGCTGGGTATCCCGCAGCTCGCCGTGGTCATGGGCTCGTGCACCGCCGGTGGCGCCTATGTGCCCGCCATGGCCGACGAAGCGATCATGGTGCGCCAGCAGGCCACCATCTTCCTGGCTGGCCCGCCGCTGGTGAAGGCCGCGACCGGTGAAGTGGTGAGTGCCGAAGATCTCGGCGGCGCTGACGTGCACTGCCGCATCAGCGGCGTGGCCGACCACTACGCCGACAATGACGAACACGCCCTGGCCCTGGCCCGGCGCAGCGTGGCCAACCTCAACTGGCACAAACTGGGCAAACTGCAGTGCCAGGCGCCCATCGCCCCGCTGTACGCCGCCGATGAGCTGTACGGCGTGGTGCCGGCCGACGCCAAGCAACCGTTCGATGTGCGCGAGGTCATCGCCCGCCTGGTCGATGGCTCGGTGTTCGACGAGTTCAAGGCACTGTTCGGCACCACCTTGGTGTGCGGCTTCGCCCACCTGCACGGCTACCCGATCGCGATCCTGGCCAACAACGGCATCCTGTTTGCCGAAGCCGCGCAAAAAGGCGCGCACTTCATCGAACTGGCCTGCCAGCGCGGCATCCCGCTGCTGTTCCTGCAGAACATCACCGGCTTCATGGTCGGCAAAAAGTACGAAGAAGGCGGCATCGCCAAGCACGGCGCCAAATTGGTAACCGCAGTGGCCTGTGCCCAGGTGCCAAAGTTCACCGTGATCATCGGCGGCAGCTTCGGTGCCGGCAACTATGGCATGTGCGGCCGCGCTTACGACCCCCGCTTCCTGTGGATGTGGCCCAACGCACGCATTGGCGTGATGGGTGCCGAACAAGCCGCTGGCGTGCTGGCCCAGGTCAAGCGCGAACAAAGCGAGCGCAGCGGCCAGCCGTTCAGCGCCGAAGACGAAGCCAAGCTCAAGCAGCCGATCCTCGACCAGTACGAACACCAGGGCCACCCTTACTACTCCAGCGCCCGGCTGTGGGACGACGGCGTTATTGACCCGGCGCAAACCCGCGACGTGCTCGGCCTGGCGTTGTCTGCCGCGCTGAACGCCCCGATCGAACAGAGCCGCTTCGGCATTTTCCGGATGTGA
- a CDS encoding gamma-carboxygeranoyl-CoA hydratase: MSDFSTLEVVKDPRGFATLWLSREDKNNAFNAQMIRELIVALGQIAEDSSLRFLLLRGRGRHFSAGADLAWMQQSAQLDFNTNLDDAHELGELMYALHRLKAPTLAVVQGAAFGGALGLISCCDMAIGAEDAQLCLSEVRIGLAPAVISPFVVKAIGERATRRYALTAERFSGVRARELGLLAEVYPAHELDAHVEAWVANLLLNSPQALRASKDLLREVDDGELSPALRRYCENTIARIRVSAEGQEGLRAFLEKRRPAWQTDDNKEPRP, encoded by the coding sequence ATGAGCGATTTCAGCACCCTAGAAGTGGTCAAGGACCCTCGCGGCTTCGCCACCCTGTGGCTCAGCCGCGAAGACAAGAACAACGCTTTCAACGCACAGATGATCCGCGAACTGATCGTCGCCCTCGGCCAGATCGCCGAAGACAGCAGCCTGCGTTTTCTGCTGCTGCGTGGCCGTGGCCGGCACTTCAGCGCCGGCGCCGACCTGGCCTGGATGCAGCAGTCTGCGCAATTGGACTTCAACACCAACCTCGATGACGCCCACGAGCTCGGCGAGCTGATGTACGCCCTGCACCGGCTCAAGGCGCCGACCCTGGCCGTGGTGCAAGGCGCGGCCTTTGGCGGCGCCCTGGGCCTGATCAGTTGCTGCGACATGGCCATCGGCGCCGAAGACGCCCAACTGTGCCTGTCGGAAGTGCGCATCGGCCTGGCCCCGGCCGTGATCAGCCCATTCGTGGTCAAGGCCATCGGTGAACGCGCTACCCGCCGCTACGCCCTCACCGCCGAGCGCTTCAGCGGCGTGCGTGCCCGTGAACTGGGCCTGCTGGCCGAGGTGTACCCCGCCCACGAGCTGGATGCCCACGTCGAGGCCTGGGTCGCCAACCTGCTGCTAAACAGCCCGCAAGCCCTGCGCGCCAGCAAAGACCTGCTGCGCGAGGTCGACGATGGCGAGCTGAGCCCTGCCCTGCGCCGCTACTGCGAAAACACCATCGCCCGCATCCGCGTCAGCGCCGAAGGCCAGGAGGGCCTGCGCGCCTTCCTCGAAAAGCGCCGCCCTGCCTGGCAAACCGACGACAACAAGGAGCCGCGCCCATGA